In Acidimicrobiia bacterium, the sequence GTTCGGCCGGTTCGGCTTCGACGAAGGCATCGCCGGCCACATCACCGCGCGCGACCCGGAGCGCCTCGACCACTTCTGGGTCAACCCGTTCGGCATGAGCTTCCGGCAGATCCGGGTGAGGGACCTCATCCTCGTGAACGCGCGCGGGGAGGTCGTCGACGGCACGTGGCCGGTCAACCAGGCCGCGTTCGCGATCCACTCGCAGATCCACGCGGCGCGGCCCGACGTCGTCGCCGCCGCGCACGCGCACTCGGTGCACGGGAAGGCGTGGTCGTCGTTGCGCCGCCCGCTCGATCCGCTCACGCAGGATGCGTGCGCGTTCTACGGCGACCACGCGGTCTTCGACGACTACACGGGCGTCGTCCTCGACCTCGAGGAGGGGAAGCGGATCGCCCAGGCCCTCGGCGACGGCAAGGCCGTCATCCTCTCGAACCACGGACTGCTCACCGTCGGGCAGACGTCGGTCGACGAGGCCGCGTGGTGGTTCATCACGATGGAGCGGACGTGCCAGGCGCAACTGCTCGCCGAAGCGGCCGGCACACCGGTCCCGATCGACCCCGAGCAGGCCGCCAAGACCGCGGGCCAGGTCGGGCCGCCGATGGCGGGTTGGCGCGGGTTCCAACCGCTGTACGACTGGATCGTGGCGACCGAGCCCGATCTGCTCGAGGACTGAGCCGTGCGCCTCGGACTCGACGTCGCGCAGCAACGCATGTCGTGGGACGAGGTCGTGGCGCGCGTGCGCTTCGCCGAGGACCTCGGCTTCGACGGCGCATGGGGCTTCGACCACTTCCAGCCGATGTACGGCGAAGGGCCGGGCGAGGTGTTCGACGGGATGACGACGCTCGCCGCGCTGACGGGCGTGACGTCACGCATCCGCCTCGGACTCCTCGTGACCGGGGTGACGTACCGCCACCCGTCGGTGTTCGCCGCGCAGGCGGTCACCGTCGACCATGCGTCCCACGGGCGGCTCGAGCTCTCGCTCGGCGCGGCCTGGTTCGACAAGGAGCACGCCGAGCTCGGCATCCCGTTCCCGCCGACGGGGGAGCGGTTCGACCTCCTGGAGGACGCGCTCGAGATCGTCACCCGGCTGTTCACCGGTGAGGTGGTCTCGTACCGCGGTCGCGTCGTGTCGTTGCAGGACGCGCAGCTGCGTCCAGTGCCGGTGCAGCGGCCGCACCCGCCGATCTGGATCGGGGGCAGCGGCCCGCGCCGCACGCTGCCGCTCGTCGCGCGCTACGCGGACGTGTGGCACACCTGGGGGACGCCGAGCTCGTTGCGCCTTGCGAACGACCGCATCGACGAGCTCGCGACGCAAGCGGGACGGGACCCGTCGTCGATCATGCGCGCGACGTCGATCTCGCTCGACGACCTCGACACCGCGCGCAAGCACGCCGCGAAGTGGCGTGACGAAGGCTACGGGTACCTCGTGTGCATGTGGCCTGGCGCCGGACGCGCGCAGGTCGAGCGCTTCGCCCGCGACGTGATGCCGGAGATCGTCGGCTAGCTAAGGGCGGAACTCCGCCGTTCGGCGATGGAACCGCCAACGGCCGTCGCCGCCACGATGCAGCGTGTCGTGGTAGCGCCCGACGAGCTGCACCGACCAGCCGTCGTGCGTCTGGAGCAGGAAGACGACGTCGCTCGTGGCCCGCGCCTCGTGCTCGTCCCAGTCCGTGACCAGCGTGTTGAGGACGAGGTGACGCTGCGGCCGTCGCGGCTTCACACGCTCGTACGCGGCGTGCAACGCGTCGTGACCCTCGTGGTCGCCGAGCCCGGGGATGGCGCACGCGCCGTCCGGGCAGAACGTCGCGACGACGTCGTCGGTGCGGCCGTCGTCGAGGGCCTGCGTGTACGCCGCGAGCGCGGCGCGCACTCCGGCGTCGACGTCCGCGAAGGTCGTCACGGTCGTCAGATCCCGAGGTCGGCGACGGGCCGGTCGAACGGATACACGTTGACGGCGTGCAACGCGCCGGCGAGCGCGTCGTGGGGCAGGCCGGCGAGGAACCCGTCGATCGTCCGCTCGAAGTTCGAGACGTGCCCCTCCATCCCGGCCGACAACCGCATGTACTCGAAGCCGCGCGCGTGGAGCCCCTTCTGCTGGCGCGGCAGGTTCGAGAAGTCCTGCGCCGGGATCGGCGGCCAGCGCGGGTCGTCGCACTCCCACAGCTCGGGCG encodes:
- a CDS encoding class II aldolase/adducin family protein, producing the protein MASDRVPLRFPTFDTVEDERRHRKRRLAAAFRLFGRFGFDEGIAGHITARDPERLDHFWVNPFGMSFRQIRVRDLILVNARGEVVDGTWPVNQAAFAIHSQIHAARPDVVAAAHAHSVHGKAWSSLRRPLDPLTQDACAFYGDHAVFDDYTGVVLDLEEGKRIAQALGDGKAVILSNHGLLTVGQTSVDEAAWWFITMERTCQAQLLAEAAGTPVPIDPEQAAKTAGQVGPPMAGWRGFQPLYDWIVATEPDLLED
- a CDS encoding LLM class flavin-dependent oxidoreductase, producing MRLGLDVAQQRMSWDEVVARVRFAEDLGFDGAWGFDHFQPMYGEGPGEVFDGMTTLAALTGVTSRIRLGLLVTGVTYRHPSVFAAQAVTVDHASHGRLELSLGAAWFDKEHAELGIPFPPTGERFDLLEDALEIVTRLFTGEVVSYRGRVVSLQDAQLRPVPVQRPHPPIWIGGSGPRRTLPLVARYADVWHTWGTPSSLRLANDRIDELATQAGRDPSSIMRATSISLDDLDTARKHAAKWRDEGYGYLVCMWPGAGRAQVERFARDVMPEIVG
- a CDS encoding nuclear transport factor 2 family protein, translating into MTTFADVDAGVRAALAAYTQALDDGRTDDVVATFCPDGACAIPGLGDHEGHDALHAAYERVKPRRPQRHLVLNTLVTDWDEHEARATSDVVFLLQTHDGWSVQLVGRYHDTLHRGGDGRWRFHRRTAEFRP